From Streptomyces sp. TLI_053, a single genomic window includes:
- a CDS encoding alpha/beta hydrolase-fold protein — MTTVSLALSWNPIDWPLTRGPIPRAVLLAGWGSLLFLACWSRTRGWWRLRLPAALVTAAALSLLLDTAVDDWWHPFPEGTPHYVTWWIAVGLLGLSLVAFRMRGSTLRRRLLAVGAGALVLLMASSQVNRGFDQYPTGRVMLAPWLEKTQELTTGKAAATIGRPPGKVLEEVWQPPADLPAKGTVSSVAVPGTKSGFESRDGYVYLPPAYQANPRPLLPVVVLLAGQPGTPGDWVFGGQIADSLDAFAAEHHGLAPIVVMVDQLGSTWNNTLCLDSKIAKVQTFLAEDVPAWVHANLQTAEGRKNWVIAGASMGGTCALQLAVNAPEVYGSFLDMSGQDEPTLGTREETVQAAYDGDAAKFAAVDPLQVMARKKFPDTAGAIVVGRDDDEFRPQQEKVYRAVVEAGMQAKFDLMPGGHGWIIFRPGIADQLPWLAQQTGMIR, encoded by the coding sequence ATGACCACCGTCTCTCTCGCCCTGAGCTGGAACCCGATCGACTGGCCGCTGACCCGCGGCCCGATCCCGCGCGCCGTCCTGCTGGCCGGCTGGGGTTCGCTGCTGTTCCTCGCCTGCTGGTCCCGCACCCGCGGGTGGTGGCGCCTCCGGCTGCCCGCGGCCCTGGTCACGGCGGCGGCGCTCAGCCTGCTGCTCGACACCGCCGTCGACGACTGGTGGCACCCCTTCCCCGAGGGGACCCCGCACTACGTCACCTGGTGGATCGCGGTCGGTCTGCTCGGGCTCTCCCTGGTCGCCTTCCGGATGCGCGGCAGCACGCTGCGCCGCCGGCTGCTGGCGGTCGGTGCCGGGGCCCTGGTGCTGCTGATGGCCTCCTCCCAGGTGAACCGGGGCTTCGACCAGTACCCGACCGGCCGGGTGATGCTCGCGCCGTGGCTGGAGAAGACCCAGGAGCTGACCACCGGGAAGGCCGCCGCCACCATCGGCCGGCCGCCCGGCAAGGTGCTGGAGGAGGTCTGGCAGCCGCCGGCCGACCTCCCGGCGAAGGGCACCGTCTCGTCCGTCGCGGTTCCGGGCACCAAGTCCGGCTTCGAGTCCCGCGACGGGTACGTGTACCTGCCGCCGGCCTACCAGGCCAACCCCAGGCCGCTGCTGCCGGTGGTCGTGCTCCTGGCCGGCCAGCCGGGCACTCCGGGCGACTGGGTGTTCGGCGGCCAGATCGCCGACTCCCTCGACGCCTTCGCGGCCGAGCACCACGGGCTGGCCCCGATCGTGGTCATGGTCGACCAGCTGGGCTCGACCTGGAACAACACGCTCTGCCTCGATTCCAAGATCGCCAAGGTCCAGACCTTCCTGGCCGAGGACGTGCCGGCCTGGGTGCACGCCAACCTCCAGACGGCCGAGGGCCGCAAGAACTGGGTGATCGCCGGTGCCTCGATGGGTGGCACCTGCGCGCTCCAGCTCGCCGTCAACGCGCCCGAGGTCTACGGCTCGTTCCTCGACATGTCCGGTCAGGACGAGCCCACCCTCGGCACCCGTGAGGAGACCGTCCAGGCGGCCTACGACGGCGACGCGGCGAAGTTCGCCGCTGTCGACCCGCTCCAGGTGATGGCGCGGAAGAAGTTCCCGGACACCGCGGGGGCCATCGTGGTCGGCCGCGACGACGACGAGTTCCGGCCGCAGCAGGAGAAGGTGTACCGCGCGGTCGTGGAGGCGGGAATGCAGGCCAAGTTCGACCTCATGCCCGGCGGGCACGGCTGGATCATCTTCCGGCCCGGCATCGCCGACCAGCTGCCCTGGCTGGCACAGCAGACCGGGATGATCCGGTGA
- a CDS encoding DEAD/DEAH box helicase, translated as MPLFSDANESHAPVRAVGHAAPTSSHQLSPAFPGRAPWGTAGKLRAWQQGALDKYIEKQPRDFLAVATPGAGKTTFALTLASYLLHNHLVQQITVVAPTEHLKKQWAEAAARIGIKLDPGYSSGPLSREYHGIVVTYAGVGVNPMLHRNRTEARKTLVVMDEIHHAGDSKSWGEACFEAFEPAARRLALTGTPFRSDTNPIPFVQYEAGSDGIRKSVADYTYGYGHALADHVVRPVIFLSYSGNMRWRTKSGDELEARLGEPMTKDLIAQAWRTALSPQGEWIPSVLQAADRRLTEVRKAIPDAGGLVIATDQNVARAYAKMLREISGEKVTLVLSDETEASQRISDYAAGTSRWMVAVRMVSEGVDVPRLCVGVYATSISTPLFFAQAVGRFVRARKRGETASVFLPTVPMLLGFANEMELQRDHVLDRPKKEGEGLFDEEDRLLAEAERANDGPDGAGGDEFSYEALGSEAVFDRVLYNAMEFGMQAHPGSEEEEDYLGIPGLLEPDQVQMLLQKRQHRQIQRSKGKPAEEADLLELPAEQRPVVTHQELRELRKELNALVAAWHHRTDQPHGTVHNELRRQCGGPLTAQATANQLKARIAKIREWAK; from the coding sequence ATGCCGCTCTTCTCCGACGCGAACGAGTCGCACGCGCCCGTCCGGGCCGTCGGCCATGCCGCGCCGACCAGTTCGCACCAGCTCTCCCCGGCCTTCCCCGGCCGTGCCCCCTGGGGCACCGCGGGCAAGCTCCGGGCCTGGCAGCAGGGGGCGCTGGACAAGTACATCGAGAAGCAGCCGCGAGACTTCCTCGCCGTCGCGACCCCGGGCGCCGGTAAGACCACCTTCGCGCTGACGCTGGCCTCGTACCTGCTCCACAACCACCTGGTGCAGCAGATCACCGTGGTCGCGCCGACCGAGCACCTGAAGAAGCAGTGGGCCGAGGCCGCCGCCCGGATAGGCATCAAGCTGGACCCCGGCTACTCCTCCGGGCCGCTCTCCCGGGAGTACCACGGCATCGTGGTCACCTACGCGGGCGTCGGCGTGAACCCGATGCTGCACCGCAACCGCACCGAGGCCCGCAAGACGCTGGTCGTCATGGACGAGATCCACCACGCCGGTGACTCGAAGTCCTGGGGCGAGGCGTGTTTCGAGGCCTTCGAGCCGGCCGCCCGGCGCCTCGCGCTGACCGGGACGCCGTTCCGCTCGGACACCAACCCGATCCCCTTCGTCCAGTACGAGGCCGGGAGTGACGGCATCCGCAAGTCGGTCGCCGACTACACCTACGGCTACGGGCACGCGCTCGCCGACCACGTCGTCCGTCCGGTGATCTTCCTGTCCTACAGCGGAAACATGCGCTGGCGCACCAAGTCCGGCGACGAGCTCGAGGCCCGGCTCGGCGAGCCGATGACCAAGGACCTGATCGCCCAGGCCTGGCGCACCGCGCTCTCCCCGCAGGGCGAGTGGATCCCCTCCGTGCTGCAGGCGGCCGACCGCCGGCTCACCGAGGTCCGCAAGGCGATCCCCGACGCCGGCGGCCTGGTGATCGCCACCGACCAGAACGTGGCCCGCGCCTACGCCAAGATGCTGCGCGAGATCAGCGGCGAGAAGGTCACCCTGGTGCTCTCCGACGAGACCGAGGCCTCGCAGCGGATCTCCGACTACGCGGCCGGGACCTCGCGCTGGATGGTCGCGGTCCGCATGGTGTCCGAGGGCGTCGACGTGCCCCGGCTGTGCGTCGGCGTCTACGCCACCTCGATCTCCACGCCGCTGTTCTTCGCCCAGGCCGTCGGCCGCTTCGTGCGCGCCCGCAAGCGCGGCGAGACCGCCTCCGTCTTCCTGCCGACCGTCCCGATGCTGCTGGGCTTCGCCAACGAGATGGAGCTCCAGCGCGACCATGTGCTGGACCGGCCGAAGAAGGAGGGCGAGGGCCTCTTCGACGAGGAGGACCGGCTGCTCGCCGAGGCCGAGCGGGCCAACGACGGCCCGGACGGCGCGGGCGGCGACGAGTTCTCCTACGAGGCGCTGGGCTCCGAGGCGGTCTTCGACCGGGTGCTGTACAACGCCATGGAGTTCGGGATGCAGGCGCACCCGGGCAGCGAGGAGGAGGAGGACTACCTCGGCATCCCGGGCCTGCTGGAGCCGGACCAGGTGCAGATGCTGCTGCAGAAGCGTCAGCACCGGCAGATCCAGCGGAGCAAGGGCAAGCCGGCCGAGGAGGCCGATCTGCTGGAGCTGCCGGCCGAGCAGCGGCCGGTGGTGACCCATCAGGAGCTGCGGGAGCTGCGCAAGGAGCTGAACGCGCTGGTGGCCGCCTGGCACCACCGCACCGACCAGCCGCACGGTACGGTCCACAACGAGCTGCGGCGGCAGTGCGGCGGTCCGCTGACCGCGCAGGCCACCGCCAATCAGCTGAAGGCGCGGATCGCCAAGATCCGGGAGTGGGCGAAGTAA
- a CDS encoding MFS transporter: protein MTTASPVSADTASVPISTDPGGGVMGDRFRALTLGIVSVVLVIAFEATAVNTAMPVAARELDGLGLYAFAFSGYFTTTLFALVVSGQWCDRSGPLQPLFTGIAVFGAGLLVAGAAPGMWIFVGGRAIQGLGGGLVIVALYVVVGRAYPERLRPSVFAAFSSAWVLPSIIGPVVSGAVTQHLGWRWVFLAVPVLILLPLVVMGPALRRSEKAQPVLRGGGFDRRRTGLAAMAALGAGLLQYAGQRRDLPGLLPAVTGAALLVPAVLGLLPAGTLRAGRGLPTVILLRGVAAGAFFAAEAFIPLMMVTERGLSPTLAGLTLTSGGLSWALGSWIQGRPGAERHRALMIRGGFVLTAVAIAGAALVLVPAVPAWVAAVAWGVGGIGMGLAVASISVLMMKLSTPEDAGANSASLQVSDALGNVLLVGLAGVLFAALGGGSVAAAHDGAAGTGTTGAFTVIFLAMTGVALLGALVSGRVRKAA, encoded by the coding sequence ATGACCACAGCCTCCCCCGTGTCGGCCGACACCGCCTCCGTTCCGATATCGACCGACCCCGGCGGAGGGGTCATGGGCGACCGCTTCCGGGCGCTGACCCTGGGCATCGTCTCGGTGGTCCTGGTGATCGCCTTCGAGGCGACGGCCGTCAACACCGCGATGCCGGTCGCCGCCCGTGAGCTCGACGGGCTCGGGCTGTACGCCTTCGCCTTCTCCGGCTACTTCACCACCACCCTGTTCGCGCTGGTCGTCTCCGGCCAGTGGTGCGACCGCAGCGGGCCGCTGCAGCCGCTGTTCACCGGCATCGCGGTGTTCGGCGCCGGCCTGCTGGTGGCCGGCGCGGCGCCCGGGATGTGGATCTTCGTGGGCGGCCGGGCGATCCAGGGCCTCGGCGGCGGTCTGGTGATCGTCGCGCTCTACGTGGTGGTCGGCCGGGCCTACCCCGAACGGCTGCGGCCCTCGGTCTTCGCGGCCTTCTCCTCGGCCTGGGTGCTGCCCTCGATCATCGGCCCGGTGGTCTCCGGGGCGGTCACCCAGCACCTCGGCTGGCGCTGGGTGTTCCTCGCCGTGCCGGTGCTGATCCTGCTGCCGCTCGTGGTGATGGGCCCGGCGCTGCGCCGCTCGGAGAAGGCGCAGCCGGTGCTCCGGGGCGGTGGGTTCGACCGCCGCCGTACCGGGCTGGCCGCGATGGCCGCGCTGGGCGCGGGCCTGCTGCAGTACGCGGGCCAGCGGCGCGACCTGCCCGGGCTGCTGCCGGCCGTCACGGGTGCGGCCCTGCTGGTCCCGGCGGTGCTGGGGCTGCTGCCGGCCGGGACGCTGCGGGCCGGGCGCGGACTGCCGACGGTGATCCTGCTGCGCGGGGTCGCGGCCGGGGCCTTCTTCGCGGCCGAGGCGTTCATCCCGCTGATGATGGTGACCGAGCGCGGGCTGTCGCCGACGCTGGCGGGTCTCACCCTGACCAGTGGCGGCCTGTCCTGGGCGCTCGGCTCCTGGATCCAGGGCCGGCCGGGGGCGGAGCGCCACCGGGCGCTGATGATCCGCGGCGGGTTCGTGCTGACCGCGGTCGCCATCGCGGGCGCGGCGCTGGTGCTCGTCCCGGCCGTGCCGGCCTGGGTGGCGGCGGTGGCCTGGGGTGTCGGTGGCATCGGCATGGGCCTGGCGGTGGCGAGCATCAGCGTGCTGATGATGAAGCTGTCCACGCCCGAGGACGCCGGGGCCAACTCGGCCTCGCTCCAGGTGAGCGACGCGCTGGGCAATGTGCTGCTGGTGGGGCTGGCCGGAGTGCTGTTCGCGGCGCTGGGCGGCGGCTCGGTGGCCGCCGCCCACGACGGCGCCGCGGGCACCGGGACGACCGGGGCCTTCACGGTGATCTTCCTGGCCATGACCGGGGTGGCGCTGCTCGGCGCCCTGGTCTCCGGCCGGGTCCGCAAGGCCGCCTGA
- a CDS encoding rhomboid family intramembrane serine protease translates to MTLLGASPGVAAEQEQSRGGGASRLLVPRPFRTGSGSNRADAAPADSGGPDSGAPGPGAPAPRPRQRAVRAAAGLVTRLAARLGEAPLTLVLLVGLWAVGAATGSLTRGPSDALLEHVGIGRPTLHAGRWWTPLTSLFWCSGIGAYVFTSLLLLLVGPAAERRLGRLRTVGVLVAGQLVGVMAGTVVVAVGARLGEQWTVSIAGQTAVGPGVGLFALAGVLGYRLTVLWRRRLHLLVLLVPLVMALYVGHLQSVQRFSGALVGLAAGALLFRRRPHLRSHRSSHTETRVLVALCLVAAALGPMIASLYDNAAGPFNTFSEIYLSHRLTPDEVADFCSVSAHDCARAHAVQRIFDTPARLMATLFPALLLVLAEGLRRGLRFAWRITVATELLWTVMLVVLFVETSTGSSDVLQYFVEALLLPMVTVGLLLATRKRFTLRLPRPVLVRLFAVVGGALAVASAAYTGLGVLAAGQFEPGATFRGLVHGLPAQFLPPAYNDLLPDYPIAVGRFARALETYCGLGFWAVALAALLLTFRRPVVQVAAEDAARARALLTEHGGGTLSFITTWDGNHYWFDEEGRAAVAYRVLNTVALTTGDPFGDPAARDRAVAGFARYCDARGWTPCFYSVTPQTRAAAGELGWRSLQVAEDTVVALPDLAFTGRKWQDIRTALNKAGKQGITAEWWSYHEAPLALKEQIRAISEEWVSEKGLPEMGFTLGGLEELDDPAVRLLIAIDEDRSVHGLTSWMPVYEDGEPVGWTLDFMRRRSDGFRGVTEFLIASAALGFKQEGARFLSLSGAPLARSEKEPPTGLQKTLDWLGRVLEPVYGFRSLLAFKAKFQPEYRPMYMAYPDPAALPSITRAIGKAYLPHLTPTQGVRLMRKLSS, encoded by the coding sequence GTGACCCTGCTCGGCGCCTCCCCGGGAGTCGCCGCCGAGCAGGAGCAGAGCCGCGGCGGTGGAGCGTCGCGCCTGCTCGTGCCCCGGCCCTTCCGCACCGGGTCCGGATCCAACCGCGCCGACGCCGCGCCCGCCGACTCCGGCGGTCCCGACAGCGGCGCCCCGGGCCCCGGCGCGCCCGCGCCGAGGCCCCGGCAGCGGGCCGTCCGCGCGGCCGCGGGTCTCGTCACCCGGCTGGCCGCCCGGCTCGGCGAGGCCCCGCTCACCCTGGTGCTGCTGGTCGGCCTGTGGGCCGTCGGCGCCGCCACCGGCAGCCTCACCCGGGGGCCGTCGGACGCCCTGCTGGAGCACGTCGGCATCGGGCGGCCGACCCTCCACGCGGGCCGCTGGTGGACGCCGCTCACCTCGCTGTTCTGGTGCTCCGGCATCGGCGCCTACGTCTTCACCAGCCTGCTGCTGCTCCTGGTCGGCCCGGCCGCCGAGCGCCGCCTCGGCCGGCTGCGCACCGTCGGGGTGCTGGTCGCCGGCCAGCTGGTCGGCGTCATGGCCGGGACCGTCGTGGTCGCGGTCGGTGCCCGGCTCGGCGAGCAGTGGACCGTCTCCATAGCCGGCCAGACCGCCGTCGGCCCCGGCGTCGGTCTGTTCGCGCTGGCCGGCGTGCTCGGATACCGGCTCACCGTGCTCTGGCGCCGCCGGCTGCACCTGCTGGTGCTGCTGGTGCCGCTGGTGATGGCGCTGTACGTGGGACACCTGCAGAGCGTGCAGCGGTTCAGCGGGGCGCTGGTCGGTCTGGCCGCCGGCGCACTGCTGTTCCGCCGCCGCCCGCACCTGCGCTCGCACCGCTCCTCCCACACCGAGACCCGGGTGCTGGTCGCGCTCTGCCTGGTCGCCGCGGCGCTCGGCCCGATGATCGCCTCGCTGTACGACAACGCGGCCGGCCCGTTCAACACCTTCTCGGAGATCTACCTCTCGCACCGGCTCACCCCGGACGAGGTCGCCGACTTCTGCTCGGTCTCGGCCCACGACTGCGCCCGCGCGCACGCCGTGCAGCGGATCTTCGACACCCCGGCCCGGCTGATGGCCACGCTCTTCCCGGCCCTGCTGCTGGTGCTCGCCGAGGGCCTGCGCCGCGGCCTGCGGTTCGCCTGGCGGATCACCGTCGCCACCGAGCTGCTCTGGACCGTGATGCTGGTCGTCCTGTTCGTGGAGACCAGCACCGGCTCGAGCGACGTCCTCCAGTACTTCGTCGAGGCGCTGCTGCTGCCGATGGTCACCGTCGGCCTGCTGCTGGCCACCCGCAAGCGCTTCACACTGCGGCTGCCGCGCCCGGTGCTCGTCCGGCTGTTCGCCGTGGTCGGCGGGGCGCTGGCCGTCGCCTCCGCCGCCTACACCGGGCTGGGCGTCCTGGCCGCCGGGCAGTTCGAGCCGGGCGCGACCTTCCGCGGCCTGGTCCACGGGCTGCCGGCGCAGTTCCTGCCGCCCGCCTACAACGACCTGCTGCCGGACTACCCGATCGCGGTCGGCAGGTTCGCCCGCGCCCTGGAGACCTACTGCGGGCTCGGCTTCTGGGCGGTCGCGCTGGCCGCGCTGCTGCTGACCTTCCGCCGGCCGGTGGTCCAGGTCGCCGCCGAGGACGCCGCCCGGGCCCGGGCGCTGCTCACCGAGCACGGCGGCGGCACGCTGTCCTTCATCACCACCTGGGACGGCAACCACTACTGGTTCGACGAGGAGGGCCGGGCCGCCGTCGCCTACCGGGTGCTGAACACCGTGGCGCTGACCACCGGCGACCCCTTCGGCGACCCGGCGGCCCGGGACCGCGCGGTGGCCGGCTTCGCCCGGTACTGCGACGCCCGGGGCTGGACGCCGTGCTTCTACAGCGTCACCCCGCAGACCCGGGCCGCGGCCGGGGAGCTCGGCTGGCGCTCGCTCCAGGTCGCCGAGGACACCGTCGTCGCCCTGCCAGACCTCGCCTTCACCGGCCGCAAGTGGCAGGACATCAGGACCGCGCTCAACAAGGCCGGCAAGCAGGGCATCACCGCCGAGTGGTGGTCGTACCACGAGGCCCCGCTGGCGCTGAAGGAGCAGATCCGGGCCATCTCCGAGGAGTGGGTCTCCGAGAAGGGCCTGCCCGAGATGGGCTTCACCCTCGGTGGTCTCGAGGAGCTGGACGACCCGGCGGTGCGGCTGCTGATCGCGATCGACGAGGACCGCAGCGTGCACGGCCTGACCAGCTGGATGCCGGTCTACGAGGACGGCGAGCCGGTCGGCTGGACGCTGGACTTCATGCGGCGGCGCTCGGACGGCTTCCGCGGCGTCACCGAGTTCCTGATCGCCTCGGCCGCGCTGGGCTTCAAGCAGGAGGGCGCGCGGTTCCTCTCGCTCTCCGGCGCGCCGCTGGCCCGCTCGGAGAAGGAGCCGCCCACCGGGCTGCAGAAGACCCTGGACTGGCTGGGCCGGGTGCTGGAGCCGGTGTACGGCTTCCGCTCGCTGCTCGCCTTCAAGGCGAAGTTCCAGCCGGAGTACCGGCCGATGTACATGGCGTACCCGGACCCGGCGGCGCTGCCCAGCATCACCCGGGCGATCGGCAAGGCGTACCTGCCGCACCTCACGCCGACGCAGGGTGTGCGGCTGATGCGCAAGCTGTCCTCCTAG
- a CDS encoding SMR family transporter — protein MAWLVLIISGVLETVWAVALESSKGFSRLVPTVVFGVALALSMGGLAYAMRSIPIGTGYAVWVGIGAVGTALYGMTVLGDAATLARIGCLLLIVSGVVGLKVLH, from the coding sequence ATGGCTTGGCTCGTTCTGATCATTTCCGGTGTCCTGGAGACGGTGTGGGCGGTGGCCCTGGAGTCTTCCAAGGGCTTCTCCCGCCTGGTCCCGACCGTGGTGTTCGGGGTGGCGCTGGCGCTCTCGATGGGCGGCCTGGCGTACGCGATGCGCTCGATCCCGATCGGCACCGGCTACGCGGTCTGGGTCGGCATCGGCGCGGTGGGTACGGCGCTCTACGGCATGACCGTGCTCGGTGACGCGGCGACCCTGGCCCGGATCGGCTGCCTGCTCCTGATCGTCTCCGGCGTGGTGGGCCTGAAGGTGCTGCACTGA
- a CDS encoding SsgA family sporulation/cell division regulator encodes MHATAEETVQARLILSAHRSARLRVALTYRTDDPLAVRMAFPGEFSLDEPTAAAGPDSGDIVWVFARRLLAGGLELPSGVGDVQVRPGPGRSTLVELRAPEGAALVRFDAADLRRFLWRSHLLVPEGEEHLYLDADRALAQLLG; translated from the coding sequence GTGCACGCCACCGCCGAAGAGACCGTCCAGGCCCGACTGATCCTGTCCGCGCACCGGTCCGCCCGGCTGCGGGTCGCCCTGACCTACCGGACGGACGACCCGCTCGCGGTCCGGATGGCCTTCCCCGGTGAGTTCTCCCTCGACGAACCCACCGCGGCGGCGGGGCCGGACAGCGGCGACATCGTCTGGGTCTTCGCCCGCCGGCTGCTCGCGGGCGGCCTCGAGCTGCCCTCCGGCGTCGGCGACGTGCAGGTGCGGCCCGGGCCCGGCCGGAGCACCCTGGTCGAGCTGCGCGCGCCCGAGGGCGCCGCACTGGTCCGGTTCGACGCCGCCGACCTGCGGCGCTTCCTGTGGCGCAGCCACCTGCTGGTGCCCGAGGGCGAGGAGCACCTGTACCTGGACGCCGACCGCGCCCTCGCCCAGCTGCTCGGCTGA
- a CDS encoding class F sortase, with amino-acid sequence MGAQQSRSPWPGTLAVGAALVLGAWLLTDGGHVVLPPAPGSGQALTGFAPVSVVPPLGPSRPTRIRIPAVRLDAPVTGLGLDRDGHLQTPPEEDRNLAGWYRDGAAPGQRGTAIIAGHVDNHSGPAVFYDLGALHRGDRIEILREDGRTAVYQLYAIEVHDRKDFPDDRVYRQAADAQLRVITCGGGYSEERGYDGNVVAYGFLADTRRSGTNV; translated from the coding sequence GTGGGCGCCCAGCAGAGCAGGAGCCCGTGGCCGGGTACCCTGGCGGTCGGCGCCGCGCTCGTGCTGGGTGCGTGGCTGCTGACCGACGGCGGTCACGTCGTGCTCCCCCCGGCCCCCGGCAGCGGGCAGGCCCTCACCGGCTTCGCGCCGGTCTCCGTGGTGCCGCCGCTCGGGCCCTCCCGGCCGACCAGGATCCGGATCCCGGCCGTGCGGCTCGACGCCCCGGTCACCGGCCTCGGCCTCGACCGGGACGGCCACCTCCAGACCCCTCCCGAGGAGGACCGGAACCTCGCCGGCTGGTACCGGGACGGTGCCGCCCCCGGCCAGCGGGGCACGGCGATCATCGCCGGCCACGTCGACAACCACAGCGGGCCCGCCGTCTTCTACGACCTGGGCGCGCTGCACCGCGGGGACCGGATCGAGATCCTCCGCGAGGACGGCCGCACCGCGGTCTACCAGCTCTACGCCATCGAAGTGCACGACCGAAAGGACTTCCCGGACGACCGGGTGTACCGCCAGGCCGCCGACGCCCAGCTGCGGGTGATCACCTGCGGCGGGGGCTACAGCGAGGAGCGGGGCTACGACGGCAACGTCGTCGCCTACGGCTTCCTGGCCGACACCAGGCGTTCGGGGACGAACGTATGA